The following proteins come from a genomic window of Erpetoichthys calabaricus chromosome 18, fErpCal1.3, whole genome shotgun sequence:
- the glt8d1 gene encoding glycosyltransferase 8 domain-containing protein 1, translating to MSFRRVNIVILLLIAVAFLIIVHRNLLSLNDFLKRQISDVDQNGLQPIDFIVNIPEKFRAVRTGEEMPVVLTAVEERLGGLIAAVNSIHSNTQANVVFYFVTTNDTVMHLKQWITQTELKDVKYRIVPFDPHILAGKIKINSEQSEDIKPLTFARFFLPAFVPDGEKAIYMDDDVIVQGDIQELYNTKLKAGHAAAFSDDCDSASSKGMVRGAGNQFNYIGFLDFKKDTIKKLGMKANTCSFNPGLFVANLTEWRLQNITEQLEKWMERNVAEDLYSRTLAGSVTVPPLLIVFYKKHSTIDPLWHVRHLGSSSAGNRYSSQFIKAAKLLHWNGHFKPWGRASPYSDTWDSWYIPDPTGKFHPIRRSTEEK from the exons ATGTCCTTCCGGAGAG TGAATATTGTTATACTGCTGCTGATTGCTGTTGCATTTTTGATAATTGTACATCGAAACCTTTTGAGTTTGAACGACTTCTTGAAGAGGCAAATTTCTG acgTGGATCAAAATGGATTACAGCCCATTGACTTCATCGTGAACATTCCTGAGAAGTTCAGAGCTGTCAGGACGGGTGAAGAAATGCCAGTGGTCCTCACGGCCGTAGAGGAACGACTTGGAGGACTGATAGCAGCAGTGAACAGCATTCACAGCAACACGCAGGCCAATGTTGTGTTCTACTTTGTTACCACAAACGACACGGTAATGCACTTGAA GCAATGGATAACTCAGACTGAGCTCAAGGACGTCAAGTACAGAATTGTGCCATTTGATCCACACATCCTGGCAggcaaaataaagataaattcaGAACAATCGGAGGACATAAAGCCA CTCACGTTTGCAAGATTCTTCCTTCCTGCATTTGTGCCAGATGGAGAAAAGGCCATTTATATGGATGACGATGTGATAGTACAAG GAGATATTCAGGAGCTGTACAACACCAAGCTGAAGGCAGGACATGCTGCTGCATTTTCAGATGACTGCGATTCAGCCTCGTCCAAAGGAATGGTCAGGGGGGCTGGAAATCAG TTCAACTATATCGGCTTCCTTGACTTTAAAAAGGACACCATAAAGAAACTGGGCATGAAGGCCAACACCTGCTCCTTCAACCCTGGCTTGTTTGTTGCCAACCTAACCGAATGGAGACTTCAGAACATAACTGAGCAACTCGAGAAATGGATGGAAAGAAACGTAGC AGAGGATTTGTACAGCAGGACTCTTGCTGGCAGTGTCACTGTGCCACCTCTGCTCATCGTATTCTATAAAAAACACTCCACTATTGATCCCTTGTGGCACGTGAGACACTTGG GTTCCTCAAGTGCTGGAAACCGCTATTCATCGCAGTTTATTAAAGCAGCCAAGCTTCTTCACTGGAATGGCCACTTCAAACCGTGGGGCCGGGCGTCTCCTTACTCGGATACCTGGGACAGTTGGTACATCCCCGACCCAACTGGTAAATTTCACCCCATCCGGAGAAGCACAGAGGAAAAATAA
- the gnl3 gene encoding guanine nucleotide-binding protein-like 3: MKRPKLKKASKRLSCAKRYKIQRKVREHHRKLRKEAKKRGFRKSKKDPGVPNSAPFKEEILREAEQRRLKLQEEKEKQKLARKKEKAKRKQEGGKDQKTKSQKSEKLPAKQSESHKKEAKHFTASFCQEIQKVIDASDVILEVLDARDPQGCRCPQIEETILKSQKKKLLLVLNKVDLVPKDIVTDWIKCLQLEFPTVAFKSATMFEDSMKVVTQKMPPGGVTQLMKGSACYGGDVLLKHLKEYCHTQMTDGTLKVGVIGLPNVGKSSIINSLRKAEVCNTGISRCTTKRIQEVKIDLHIRMIDCPPIIAAPSNSVATLALRGHVDIENMENPRGAVNALLKQCGKQKIMMTYNLPDFRNSLEFLTLLAQKRGFVKKGNIPDTDKAARIFLKDLTGSKMNYHCNLPNELNSSSCLSEDDPLQYDNLKTLSAVKCPTKSSSITFQSLNATIGLLEDVSEESGEHMEQSNEQEEEHMEDGEDGVEMEENEPSVSRQGTKKRVSVKNAPEKDKAEMEMAKKTKLQAPIDINFSSANLGDDDAYDFNTDFN, from the exons GTTCGTGAGCATCACAGAAAATTACGTAAAGAAGCAAAGAAACGTGGCTTTCGGAAATCTAAAAAAGACCCTGGAGTTCCCAACAGTGCACCTTTCAAAGAAGAAATTTTAAGGGAAGCAGAACAGAGGCGGTTAAAG cttcaagaagaaaaagaaaagcagaagctagctaggaaaaaagagaaagctaAGCGAAAACAAGAAGGTGGTAAAGACCAGAAGACAAAATCCCAGAAAAGCGAG AAACTTCCAGCGAAACAATCCGAATCGCACAAAAAGGAAGCTAAACATTTTACAGCGTCCTTCTGCcaagaaatacaaaaa GTTATTGATGCCAGTGATGTTATCCTCGAAGTTTTAGATGCAAGAGACCCTCAGGGCTGTAGGTGTCCACAGATAGAGGAAACCATCCTAAAATCTCAAAAGAAAAAGTTGCTGTTAGTCTTGAACAAAGTCG atCTAGTACCAAAAGACATTGTCACAGACTGGATAAAATGTCTGCAACTAGAATTTCCCACAGTTGCCTTCAAATCGGCTACCATGTTTGAAGACAGTATGAAG GTAGTGACACAAAAAATGCCCCCAGGTGGAGTTACACAGCTAATGAAAGGCAGTGCCTGTTATGGGGGTGATGTCTTGTTAAAACACCTAAAAGAATACTGCCATACCCAGATGACAGATGGCACTTTAAAGGTTGGAGTCATTG gacTCCCTAATGTAGGCAAAAGCAGCATAATTAATAGTTTACGGAAAGCTGAGGTTTGCAACACTGGTATTTCCAGGTGTACTACAAA GCGCATCCAGGAGGTGAAAATTGACCTCCACATCCGGATGATTGACTGCCCTCCTATCATTGCTGCCCCCTCAAACTCTGTGGCTACTCTGGCCTTAAGAGGTCATGTTGACATTGAGAATATGGAAAATCCAAGAGGGGCAGTCAATGCACTACTCAAACAATGTGGCAAACAAAAG ATCATGATGACATATAATTTGCCTGACTTCAGAAATTCCTTGGAATTTTTAACTTTGCTTGCGCAGAAGAGGGGGTTTGTGAAAAAGGGGAACATTCCAGATACAGATAAAGCTGCACGAATTTTCCTGAAAGACCTGACTGG GAGTAAAATGAATTACCATTGTAATCTTCCCAATGAACTTAACAGTTCTTCATGCCTTTCTGAAGATGACCCGCTGCAATATGACAATCTTAAGACACTGTCTG CTGTGAAGTGTCCCACAAAGTCAAGTAGCATTACGTTTCAGTCATTAAATGCCACAATTGGACTGTTGGAAGACGTCTCGGAGGAAAGTGGTGAACATATGGAGCAATCTAATGAGCAAGAGGAGGAACACATGGAGGATGGTGAAGACGGTGTAGAAAtggaagag AATGAACCATCTGTAAGCAGACAAGGAACCAAAAAACGAGTTTCTGTAAAGAATGCACCTGAAAAGGACAAAGCAGAAATGGAAATGG CCAAGAAAACAAAATTGCAGGCGCCCATTGACATCAACTTTTCATCAGCCAATCTTGGTGATGATGACGCTTATGATTTTAATACGGACTTCAACTGA